A stretch of the Phaeodactylum tricornutum CCAP 1055/1 chromosome 15, whole genome shotgun sequence genome encodes the following:
- a CDS encoding predicted protein yields MGSWAKSATTESSRLLTLDFPFCVVFAGQKNALRTLATESAVVAPEKKTGAGLWQRLTSFIVGAGLTGVFTQYYIFEEVKNGNLLMLAKQKELETRIAKLEKK; encoded by the coding sequence ATGGGCTCCTGGGCCAAGTCTGCAACAACAGAGAGTTCACGGTTGCTAACACTcgattttcctttttgtgtCGTATTCGCTGGTCAGAAAAACGCTCTCCGCACGCTAGCAACGGAatctgctgttgttgcccCGGAAAAAAAGACGGGCGCCGGTTTGTGGCAACGATTGACGAGTTTCATTGTTGGTGCAGGATTAACGGGTGTCTTTACGCAGTACTATATCTTCGAAGAAGTCAAGAACGGGAATTTGCTCATGCTAgccaagcaaaaagagctgGAAACCCGAATTGCTAAATTGGAGAAGAAATAG